One Drosophila virilis strain 15010-1051.87 chromosome 5, Dvir_AGI_RSII-ME, whole genome shotgun sequence DNA window includes the following coding sequences:
- the ena gene encoding protein enabled isoform X9, translated as MTEQSIIGARASVMVYDDNQKKWVPSGSSSGLSKVQIYHHQQNNTFRVVGRKLQDHEVVINCSILKGLKYNQATATFHQWRDSKYVYGLNFSSQSDAENFARAMMHALEVLSGRVVNNPAGQPTNGNGYEEDMGYRTMTSEDAAILRQNNGMAGHITPSAQTPTSQTNQNNIPQSPPTPQGHHRTSRNSLSAPPAPQPQQQQQLASQPGSHYGPTSNGPTSNGLPQQGNPQMQIPPAPGQTQQQQQQQQQQQQQQQQQQQQYQQQQQPVYNTQQQQQPQMVQAGYAPPQQYQQPHYVLSNSNPNLNLHQYPTQPQPPMPPVHQNGGGPIYGSAQPAHIPSSASSNSVVYTTQQQLIPQPPLAPGMPAPGYVQHNGQQQQAENPYGQVPLAPPMMQQQGGGVPMPPPLNRMSSTGGGPGQAAAPAPPPPPPTFGGAPPAPPQMFNGAPAPPQPPAPPALPAQGGPSGGPGGPGAPPPPPPPPVGAGAAGKKDDPQADLMGSLASQLQQFKLKKNKSTTAAPENSGSSTSSGGSGNYGTIGRSSNGMASMMDEMAKTLARRRAQAEKKEPDPEPEVKQRPWEKSNTLPHKLSSGGGSNTTSSAQVGANGSGGSGNNTTNSGGESPRPMRKRFGSASEETILKQVNGDGLSLALSNSDLDTLKAEIVREMRLEIQKVKNEIIDAIKSEFNRR; from the exons atgaC TGAGCAAAGCATTATTGGCGCCCGCGCCTCTGTGATGGTCTACGATGACAACCAGAAAAAGTGGGTGCCATCGGGCAGCTCGTCGGGATTGAGCAAGGTGCAAATCTATCATCACCAGCAGAATAACACATTTCGTGTGGTGGGACGCAAGCTGCAAGACCATGAGGTGGTCATCAACTGCTCTATACTAAAGGGTCTCAAATATAATCAGGCTACGGCCACGTTCCATCAGTGGCGCGACTCCAAGTATGTATACGGTCTTAACTTTTCCAGCCAGAGCGACGCGGAGAACTTTGCTCGGGCCATGATGCATGCCCTGGAG GTGCTAAGTGGTCGCGTGGTAAACAATCCTGCCGGCCAGCCTACAAATGGCAATGGATACGAGGAGGATATGGGCTACCGTACGATGACCAGCGAAGATGCGGCAATTTTGCGACAGAACAACGGTATGGCCGGCCACATAACACCATCGGCCCAAACGCCAACATCGCAGACAAATCAGAACAACATACCGCAGAGTCCGCCAACGCCGCAGGGACATCATCGCACAAGCAG GAATTCCCTTAGCGCACCGCCggcgccgcagccgcagcaacaacagcaattggCATCACAGCCGGGCTCGCACTACGGACCCACTTCAAACGGGCCAACGTCCAATGGCCTGCCGCAGCAGGGTAATCCACAGATGCAAATTCCTCCTGCACCCGGCcagacacagcagcaacaacaacagcagcagcagcagcaacaacaacagcagcagcagcagcaacagtaccaacagcagcaacagcccgTCTATAAtacgcagcaacagcagcagccacagatGGTGCAAGCGGGATATGCGCCCCCACAG CAGTACCAGCAGCCCCATTATGTGCTCTCAAACTCTAATCCCAATCTCAATCTACATCAATACCCgacacagccacagccaccgATGCCGCCGGTGCATCAGAATGGGGGCGGACCCATATATGGGTCTGCGCAGCCAGCCCACATACCGAGTTCGGCAAGCTCCAATAGCGTCGTGTACACCACTCAGCAGCAGTTGATACCTCAGCCACCGCTGGCGCCGGGTATGCCCGCTCCTGGGTATGTCCAGCACaatggccaacagcagcaggcggagAATCCTTATGGGCAAGTTCCGCTGGCACCACCTATGATGCAGCAACAGGGCGGTGGTGTGCCAATGCCGCCGCCACTTAATCGTATGAGCAGCACGGGCGGCGGACCAGGACAAGCGGCTGCGCCGgcgccaccaccaccgccacctACATTCGGTGGTGCACCGCCGGCCCCGCCACAGATGTTTAATGGAGCTCCAGCGCCACCGCAGCCGCCGGCACCGCCTGCGCTACCGGCTCAGGGGGGGCCGTCAGGTGGACCAGGCGGTCCTGGTgcaccaccgccgccaccaccgcccCCCGTGGGTGCCGGTGCCGCAGGCAAGAAGGATGATCCGCAAGCCGATCTTATGGGCTCGTTGGCctcgcagctgcagcagtttAAACTAAAAAAGAACAAG TCCACAACAGCTGCTCCTGAAAATAGCGGCAGCAGCACctccagcggcggcagcggtaATTATGGCACCATTGGACGTAGCTCCAATGGCATGGCATCTATGATGGACGAGATGGCCAAGACGCTCGCTCGGCGTCGTGCGCAGGCCGAGAAAAAGGAG CCCGATCCTGAGCCAGAAGTTAAACAAAGGCCGTGGGAAAAGTCAAATACGTTGCCCCACAAGTTGAGcagtggcggcggcagcaacacCACGTCAAGTGCACAAGTCGGAGCCAACGGCAGTGGCGGCAGCGGTAACAACACAACGAACAGCGGTGGCGAATCGCCGCGTCCCATGCGCAAGCGTTTCGGCAGCGCCAGCGAGGAGACCATTCTCAAG CAGGTCAATGGCGATGGTCTGTCGCTGGCGCTGTCCAACAGCGACCTGGACACCCTGAAAGCTGAGATAGTGCGTGAGATGCGGCTGGAGATACAGAAAGTGAAAAACGAAATCATAGACG CTATCAAATCGGAGTTCAATCGTAGATag
- the ena gene encoding protein enabled isoform X3 has product MAMKKLYAKTSFTSKKSNASVAVAGPILAYHQPANAKLAMCEFQANEEQQDADLLVKRSQSLYNKGRSMPAAGRDYYSVRELQELDLLDYRHPMYHHYQQDLLLRQRSVTAYHEHEQLVLQLPMAQGTPTPTPIYEAPTWTQSLVNDQSFEQSIIGARASVMVYDDNQKKWVPSGSSSGLSKVQIYHHQQNNTFRVVGRKLQDHEVVINCSILKGLKYNQATATFHQWRDSKYVYGLNFSSQSDAENFARAMMHALEVLSGRVVNNPAGQPTNGNGYEEDMGYRTMTSEDAAILRQNNGMAGHITPSAQTPTSQTNQNNIPQSPPTPQGHHRTSRNSLSAPPAPQPQQQQQLASQPGSHYGPTSNGPTSNGLPQQGNPQMQIPPAPGQTQQQQQQQQQQQQQQQQQQQQYQQQQQPVYNTQQQQQPQMVQAGYAPPQYQQPHYVLSNSNPNLNLHQYPTQPQPPMPPVHQNGGGPIYGSAQPAHIPSSASSNSVVYTTQQQLIPQPPLAPGMPAPGYVQHNGQQQQAENPYGQVPLAPPMMQQQGGGVPMPPPLNRMSSTGGGPGQAAAPAPPPPPPTFGGAPPAPPQMFNGAPAPPQPPAPPALPAQGGPSGGPGGPGAPPPPPPPPVGAGAAGKKDDPQADLMGSLASQLQQFKLKKNKSTTAAPENSGSSTSSGGSGNYGTIGRSSNGMASMMDEMAKTLARRRAQAEKKEPDPEPEVKQRPWEKSNTLPHKLSSGGGSNTTSSAQVGANGSGGSGNNTTNSGGESPRPMRKRFGSASEETILKQVNGDGLSLALSNSDLDTLKAEIVREMRLEIQKVKNEIIDAIKSEFNRR; this is encoded by the exons ATGGCCATGAAGAAACTTTATGCCAAAACCTCGTTTACGAGCAAGAAGTCCAATGCTAGTGTCGCCGTAGCTGGGCCCATTCTGGCCTATCATCAGCCCGCCAATGCAAAGCTGGCCATGTGCGAGTTCCAGGCGAACGAGGAACAACAGGATGCCGATCTGCTGGTCAAGCGCAGCCAAAGTCTTTACAACAAGGGCCGAAGTATGCCGGCGGCTGGCAGGGATTACTACAGCGTTAGGGAGCTGCAGGAACTGGATCTGCTGGACTATCGCCATCCCATGTACCATCATTACCAGCAGGATCTTTTGTTGCGTCAGCGCAGTGTCACGGCTTACCACGAGCATGAACAACTGGTGTTGCAGTTGCCCATGGCCCAGggcacgcccacgcccacgcccatcTATGAGGCGCCCACATGGACACAATCGCTAGTCAATGACCAGTCCTT TGAGCAAAGCATTATTGGCGCCCGCGCCTCTGTGATGGTCTACGATGACAACCAGAAAAAGTGGGTGCCATCGGGCAGCTCGTCGGGATTGAGCAAGGTGCAAATCTATCATCACCAGCAGAATAACACATTTCGTGTGGTGGGACGCAAGCTGCAAGACCATGAGGTGGTCATCAACTGCTCTATACTAAAGGGTCTCAAATATAATCAGGCTACGGCCACGTTCCATCAGTGGCGCGACTCCAAGTATGTATACGGTCTTAACTTTTCCAGCCAGAGCGACGCGGAGAACTTTGCTCGGGCCATGATGCATGCCCTGGAG GTGCTAAGTGGTCGCGTGGTAAACAATCCTGCCGGCCAGCCTACAAATGGCAATGGATACGAGGAGGATATGGGCTACCGTACGATGACCAGCGAAGATGCGGCAATTTTGCGACAGAACAACGGTATGGCCGGCCACATAACACCATCGGCCCAAACGCCAACATCGCAGACAAATCAGAACAACATACCGCAGAGTCCGCCAACGCCGCAGGGACATCATCGCACAAGCAG GAATTCCCTTAGCGCACCGCCggcgccgcagccgcagcaacaacagcaattggCATCACAGCCGGGCTCGCACTACGGACCCACTTCAAACGGGCCAACGTCCAATGGCCTGCCGCAGCAGGGTAATCCACAGATGCAAATTCCTCCTGCACCCGGCcagacacagcagcaacaacaacagcagcagcagcagcaacaacaacagcagcagcagcagcaacagtaccaacagcagcaacagcccgTCTATAAtacgcagcaacagcagcagccacagatGGTGCAAGCGGGATATGCGCCCCCACAG TACCAGCAGCCCCATTATGTGCTCTCAAACTCTAATCCCAATCTCAATCTACATCAATACCCgacacagccacagccaccgATGCCGCCGGTGCATCAGAATGGGGGCGGACCCATATATGGGTCTGCGCAGCCAGCCCACATACCGAGTTCGGCAAGCTCCAATAGCGTCGTGTACACCACTCAGCAGCAGTTGATACCTCAGCCACCGCTGGCGCCGGGTATGCCCGCTCCTGGGTATGTCCAGCACaatggccaacagcagcaggcggagAATCCTTATGGGCAAGTTCCGCTGGCACCACCTATGATGCAGCAACAGGGCGGTGGTGTGCCAATGCCGCCGCCACTTAATCGTATGAGCAGCACGGGCGGCGGACCAGGACAAGCGGCTGCGCCGgcgccaccaccaccgccacctACATTCGGTGGTGCACCGCCGGCCCCGCCACAGATGTTTAATGGAGCTCCAGCGCCACCGCAGCCGCCGGCACCGCCTGCGCTACCGGCTCAGGGGGGGCCGTCAGGTGGACCAGGCGGTCCTGGTgcaccaccgccgccaccaccgcccCCCGTGGGTGCCGGTGCCGCAGGCAAGAAGGATGATCCGCAAGCCGATCTTATGGGCTCGTTGGCctcgcagctgcagcagtttAAACTAAAAAAGAACAAG TCCACAACAGCTGCTCCTGAAAATAGCGGCAGCAGCACctccagcggcggcagcggtaATTATGGCACCATTGGACGTAGCTCCAATGGCATGGCATCTATGATGGACGAGATGGCCAAGACGCTCGCTCGGCGTCGTGCGCAGGCCGAGAAAAAGGAG CCCGATCCTGAGCCAGAAGTTAAACAAAGGCCGTGGGAAAAGTCAAATACGTTGCCCCACAAGTTGAGcagtggcggcggcagcaacacCACGTCAAGTGCACAAGTCGGAGCCAACGGCAGTGGCGGCAGCGGTAACAACACAACGAACAGCGGTGGCGAATCGCCGCGTCCCATGCGCAAGCGTTTCGGCAGCGCCAGCGAGGAGACCATTCTCAAG CAGGTCAATGGCGATGGTCTGTCGCTGGCGCTGTCCAACAGCGACCTGGACACCCTGAAAGCTGAGATAGTGCGTGAGATGCGGCTGGAGATACAGAAAGTGAAAAACGAAATCATAGACG CTATCAAATCGGAGTTCAATCGTAGATag
- the ena gene encoding protein enabled isoform X5, giving the protein MAMKKLYAKTSFTSKKSNASVAVAGPILAYHQPANAKLAMCEFQANEEQQDADLLVKRSQSLYNKGRSMPAAGRDYYSVRELQELDLLDYRHPMYHHYQQDLLLRQRSVTAYHEHEQLVLQLPMAQGTPTPTPIYEAPTWTQSLVNDQSFEQSIIGARASVMVYDDNQKKWVPSGSSSGLSKVQIYHHQQNNTFRVVGRKLQDHEVVINCSILKGLKYNQATATFHQWRDSKYVYGLNFSSQSDAENFARAMMHALEVLSGRVVNNPAGQPTNGNGYEEDMGYRTMTSEDAAILRQNNGMAGHITPSAQTPTSQTNQNNIPQSPPTPQGHHRTSSAPPAPQPQQQQQLASQPGSHYGPTSNGPTSNGLPQQGNPQMQIPPAPGQTQQQQQQQQQQQQQQQQQQQQYQQQQQPVYNTQQQQQPQMVQAGYAPPQQYQQPHYVLSNSNPNLNLHQYPTQPQPPMPPVHQNGGGPIYGSAQPAHIPSSASSNSVVYTTQQQLIPQPPLAPGMPAPGYVQHNGQQQQAENPYGQVPLAPPMMQQQGGGVPMPPPLNRMSSTGGGPGQAAAPAPPPPPPTFGGAPPAPPQMFNGAPAPPQPPAPPALPAQGGPSGGPGGPGAPPPPPPPPVGAGAAGKKDDPQADLMGSLASQLQQFKLKKNKSTTAAPENSGSSTSSGGSGNYGTIGRSSNGMASMMDEMAKTLARRRAQAEKKEPDPEPEVKQRPWEKSNTLPHKLSSGGGSNTTSSAQVGANGSGGSGNNTTNSGGESPRPMRKRFGSASEETILKQVNGDGLSLALSNSDLDTLKAEIVREMRLEIQKVKNEIIDAIKSEFNRR; this is encoded by the exons ATGGCCATGAAGAAACTTTATGCCAAAACCTCGTTTACGAGCAAGAAGTCCAATGCTAGTGTCGCCGTAGCTGGGCCCATTCTGGCCTATCATCAGCCCGCCAATGCAAAGCTGGCCATGTGCGAGTTCCAGGCGAACGAGGAACAACAGGATGCCGATCTGCTGGTCAAGCGCAGCCAAAGTCTTTACAACAAGGGCCGAAGTATGCCGGCGGCTGGCAGGGATTACTACAGCGTTAGGGAGCTGCAGGAACTGGATCTGCTGGACTATCGCCATCCCATGTACCATCATTACCAGCAGGATCTTTTGTTGCGTCAGCGCAGTGTCACGGCTTACCACGAGCATGAACAACTGGTGTTGCAGTTGCCCATGGCCCAGggcacgcccacgcccacgcccatcTATGAGGCGCCCACATGGACACAATCGCTAGTCAATGACCAGTCCTT TGAGCAAAGCATTATTGGCGCCCGCGCCTCTGTGATGGTCTACGATGACAACCAGAAAAAGTGGGTGCCATCGGGCAGCTCGTCGGGATTGAGCAAGGTGCAAATCTATCATCACCAGCAGAATAACACATTTCGTGTGGTGGGACGCAAGCTGCAAGACCATGAGGTGGTCATCAACTGCTCTATACTAAAGGGTCTCAAATATAATCAGGCTACGGCCACGTTCCATCAGTGGCGCGACTCCAAGTATGTATACGGTCTTAACTTTTCCAGCCAGAGCGACGCGGAGAACTTTGCTCGGGCCATGATGCATGCCCTGGAG GTGCTAAGTGGTCGCGTGGTAAACAATCCTGCCGGCCAGCCTACAAATGGCAATGGATACGAGGAGGATATGGGCTACCGTACGATGACCAGCGAAGATGCGGCAATTTTGCGACAGAACAACGGTATGGCCGGCCACATAACACCATCGGCCCAAACGCCAACATCGCAGACAAATCAGAACAACATACCGCAGAGTCCGCCAACGCCGCAGGGACATCATCGCACAAGCAG CGCACCGCCggcgccgcagccgcagcaacaacagcaattggCATCACAGCCGGGCTCGCACTACGGACCCACTTCAAACGGGCCAACGTCCAATGGCCTGCCGCAGCAGGGTAATCCACAGATGCAAATTCCTCCTGCACCCGGCcagacacagcagcaacaacaacagcagcagcagcagcaacaacaacagcagcagcagcagcaacagtaccaacagcagcaacagcccgTCTATAAtacgcagcaacagcagcagccacagatGGTGCAAGCGGGATATGCGCCCCCACAG CAGTACCAGCAGCCCCATTATGTGCTCTCAAACTCTAATCCCAATCTCAATCTACATCAATACCCgacacagccacagccaccgATGCCGCCGGTGCATCAGAATGGGGGCGGACCCATATATGGGTCTGCGCAGCCAGCCCACATACCGAGTTCGGCAAGCTCCAATAGCGTCGTGTACACCACTCAGCAGCAGTTGATACCTCAGCCACCGCTGGCGCCGGGTATGCCCGCTCCTGGGTATGTCCAGCACaatggccaacagcagcaggcggagAATCCTTATGGGCAAGTTCCGCTGGCACCACCTATGATGCAGCAACAGGGCGGTGGTGTGCCAATGCCGCCGCCACTTAATCGTATGAGCAGCACGGGCGGCGGACCAGGACAAGCGGCTGCGCCGgcgccaccaccaccgccacctACATTCGGTGGTGCACCGCCGGCCCCGCCACAGATGTTTAATGGAGCTCCAGCGCCACCGCAGCCGCCGGCACCGCCTGCGCTACCGGCTCAGGGGGGGCCGTCAGGTGGACCAGGCGGTCCTGGTgcaccaccgccgccaccaccgcccCCCGTGGGTGCCGGTGCCGCAGGCAAGAAGGATGATCCGCAAGCCGATCTTATGGGCTCGTTGGCctcgcagctgcagcagtttAAACTAAAAAAGAACAAG TCCACAACAGCTGCTCCTGAAAATAGCGGCAGCAGCACctccagcggcggcagcggtaATTATGGCACCATTGGACGTAGCTCCAATGGCATGGCATCTATGATGGACGAGATGGCCAAGACGCTCGCTCGGCGTCGTGCGCAGGCCGAGAAAAAGGAG CCCGATCCTGAGCCAGAAGTTAAACAAAGGCCGTGGGAAAAGTCAAATACGTTGCCCCACAAGTTGAGcagtggcggcggcagcaacacCACGTCAAGTGCACAAGTCGGAGCCAACGGCAGTGGCGGCAGCGGTAACAACACAACGAACAGCGGTGGCGAATCGCCGCGTCCCATGCGCAAGCGTTTCGGCAGCGCCAGCGAGGAGACCATTCTCAAG CAGGTCAATGGCGATGGTCTGTCGCTGGCGCTGTCCAACAGCGACCTGGACACCCTGAAAGCTGAGATAGTGCGTGAGATGCGGCTGGAGATACAGAAAGTGAAAAACGAAATCATAGACG CTATCAAATCGGAGTTCAATCGTAGATag
- the ena gene encoding protein enabled isoform X7: MAMKKLYAKTSFTSKKSNASVAVAGPILAYHQPANAKLAMCEFQANEEQQDADLLVKRSQSLYNKGRSMPAAGRDYYSVRELQELDLLDYRHPMYHHYQQDLLLRQRSVTAYHEHEQLVLQLPMAQGTPTPTPIYEAPTWTQSLVNDQSFEQSIIGARASVMVYDDNQKKWVPSGSSSGLSKVQIYHHQQNNTFRVVGRKLQDHEVVINCSILKGLKYNQATATFHQWRDSKYVYGLNFSSQSDAENFARAMMHALEVLSGRVVNNPAGQPTNGNGYEEDMGYRTMTSEDAAILRQNNGMAGHITPSAQTPTSQTNQNNIPQSPPTPQGHHRTSRNSLSAPPAPQPQQQQQLASQPGSHYGPTSNGPTSNGLPQQGNPQMQIPPAPGQTQQQQQQQQQQQQQQQQQQQQYQQQQQPVYNTQQQQQPQMVQAGYAPPQPQPPMPPVHQNGGGPIYGSAQPAHIPSSASSNSVVYTTQQQLIPQPPLAPGMPAPGYVQHNGQQQQAENPYGQVPLAPPMMQQQGGGVPMPPPLNRMSSTGGGPGQAAAPAPPPPPPTFGGAPPAPPQMFNGAPAPPQPPAPPALPAQGGPSGGPGGPGAPPPPPPPPVGAGAAGKKDDPQADLMGSLASQLQQFKLKKNKSTTAAPENSGSSTSSGGSGNYGTIGRSSNGMASMMDEMAKTLARRRAQAEKKEPDPEPEVKQRPWEKSNTLPHKLSSGGGSNTTSSAQVGANGSGGSGNNTTNSGGESPRPMRKRFGSASEETILKQVNGDGLSLALSNSDLDTLKAEIVREMRLEIQKVKNEIIDAIKSEFNRR; encoded by the exons ATGGCCATGAAGAAACTTTATGCCAAAACCTCGTTTACGAGCAAGAAGTCCAATGCTAGTGTCGCCGTAGCTGGGCCCATTCTGGCCTATCATCAGCCCGCCAATGCAAAGCTGGCCATGTGCGAGTTCCAGGCGAACGAGGAACAACAGGATGCCGATCTGCTGGTCAAGCGCAGCCAAAGTCTTTACAACAAGGGCCGAAGTATGCCGGCGGCTGGCAGGGATTACTACAGCGTTAGGGAGCTGCAGGAACTGGATCTGCTGGACTATCGCCATCCCATGTACCATCATTACCAGCAGGATCTTTTGTTGCGTCAGCGCAGTGTCACGGCTTACCACGAGCATGAACAACTGGTGTTGCAGTTGCCCATGGCCCAGggcacgcccacgcccacgcccatcTATGAGGCGCCCACATGGACACAATCGCTAGTCAATGACCAGTCCTT TGAGCAAAGCATTATTGGCGCCCGCGCCTCTGTGATGGTCTACGATGACAACCAGAAAAAGTGGGTGCCATCGGGCAGCTCGTCGGGATTGAGCAAGGTGCAAATCTATCATCACCAGCAGAATAACACATTTCGTGTGGTGGGACGCAAGCTGCAAGACCATGAGGTGGTCATCAACTGCTCTATACTAAAGGGTCTCAAATATAATCAGGCTACGGCCACGTTCCATCAGTGGCGCGACTCCAAGTATGTATACGGTCTTAACTTTTCCAGCCAGAGCGACGCGGAGAACTTTGCTCGGGCCATGATGCATGCCCTGGAG GTGCTAAGTGGTCGCGTGGTAAACAATCCTGCCGGCCAGCCTACAAATGGCAATGGATACGAGGAGGATATGGGCTACCGTACGATGACCAGCGAAGATGCGGCAATTTTGCGACAGAACAACGGTATGGCCGGCCACATAACACCATCGGCCCAAACGCCAACATCGCAGACAAATCAGAACAACATACCGCAGAGTCCGCCAACGCCGCAGGGACATCATCGCACAAGCAG GAATTCCCTTAGCGCACCGCCggcgccgcagccgcagcaacaacagcaattggCATCACAGCCGGGCTCGCACTACGGACCCACTTCAAACGGGCCAACGTCCAATGGCCTGCCGCAGCAGGGTAATCCACAGATGCAAATTCCTCCTGCACCCGGCcagacacagcagcaacaacaacagcagcagcagcagcaacaacaacagcagcagcagcagcaacagtaccaacagcagcaacagcccgTCTATAAtacgcagcaacagcagcagccacagatGGTGCAAGCGGGATATGCGCCCCCACAG ccacagccaccgATGCCGCCGGTGCATCAGAATGGGGGCGGACCCATATATGGGTCTGCGCAGCCAGCCCACATACCGAGTTCGGCAAGCTCCAATAGCGTCGTGTACACCACTCAGCAGCAGTTGATACCTCAGCCACCGCTGGCGCCGGGTATGCCCGCTCCTGGGTATGTCCAGCACaatggccaacagcagcaggcggagAATCCTTATGGGCAAGTTCCGCTGGCACCACCTATGATGCAGCAACAGGGCGGTGGTGTGCCAATGCCGCCGCCACTTAATCGTATGAGCAGCACGGGCGGCGGACCAGGACAAGCGGCTGCGCCGgcgccaccaccaccgccacctACATTCGGTGGTGCACCGCCGGCCCCGCCACAGATGTTTAATGGAGCTCCAGCGCCACCGCAGCCGCCGGCACCGCCTGCGCTACCGGCTCAGGGGGGGCCGTCAGGTGGACCAGGCGGTCCTGGTgcaccaccgccgccaccaccgcccCCCGTGGGTGCCGGTGCCGCAGGCAAGAAGGATGATCCGCAAGCCGATCTTATGGGCTCGTTGGCctcgcagctgcagcagtttAAACTAAAAAAGAACAAG TCCACAACAGCTGCTCCTGAAAATAGCGGCAGCAGCACctccagcggcggcagcggtaATTATGGCACCATTGGACGTAGCTCCAATGGCATGGCATCTATGATGGACGAGATGGCCAAGACGCTCGCTCGGCGTCGTGCGCAGGCCGAGAAAAAGGAG CCCGATCCTGAGCCAGAAGTTAAACAAAGGCCGTGGGAAAAGTCAAATACGTTGCCCCACAAGTTGAGcagtggcggcggcagcaacacCACGTCAAGTGCACAAGTCGGAGCCAACGGCAGTGGCGGCAGCGGTAACAACACAACGAACAGCGGTGGCGAATCGCCGCGTCCCATGCGCAAGCGTTTCGGCAGCGCCAGCGAGGAGACCATTCTCAAG CAGGTCAATGGCGATGGTCTGTCGCTGGCGCTGTCCAACAGCGACCTGGACACCCTGAAAGCTGAGATAGTGCGTGAGATGCGGCTGGAGATACAGAAAGTGAAAAACGAAATCATAGACG CTATCAAATCGGAGTTCAATCGTAGATag